The proteins below come from a single Cetobacterium somerae ATCC BAA-474 genomic window:
- a CDS encoding rod shape-determining protein: MGFKLKLPGFSRSIGIDLGTANTLVYSKKHGKIILNEPSVVAVERESRKVLAVGNEAKDMLGKTPDSIVAVKPLSEGVIADYDITEAMIKYFIKKVFGKYSLFMPEVMICVPIDVTGVEKRAVLEATLSAGAKKAYLIEEARAAALGSGIDISAPEGNMIVDIGGGSTDVAVISLGGTVVSKTIRTAGNNFDMDIIKYIKKTHTLLIGDKTAESIKMQIGTAIPLTEEETMTIKGRDLITGLPKSVTVGSEEIREAIMDSLMEIVTCVKDVLEKTPPELAADIIDRGIVMAGGGSLIRNFPELISKHTSLNVRLADSPLESVVKGAGMALDQISILRKIEKAER, encoded by the coding sequence GTGGGATTCAAATTGAAACTACCTGGATTTAGTAGAAGTATTGGAATTGATTTAGGGACAGCAAATACATTAGTATATAGTAAAAAACATGGAAAAATAATATTAAATGAACCATCTGTTGTAGCAGTGGAAAGAGAAAGTAGAAAAGTTTTAGCTGTTGGAAACGAAGCTAAAGATATGCTAGGAAAAACACCAGATTCGATAGTTGCAGTAAAACCTTTAAGTGAAGGAGTAATAGCTGATTACGATATAACAGAAGCTATGATAAAGTATTTTATAAAAAAGGTATTTGGAAAATACTCACTGTTTATGCCTGAAGTTATGATTTGTGTTCCAATTGATGTAACTGGAGTAGAGAAAAGAGCGGTATTAGAAGCTACTCTTTCAGCTGGAGCTAAAAAGGCTTACTTAATAGAAGAGGCAAGAGCAGCTGCGCTAGGATCTGGAATTGATATATCAGCACCAGAAGGAAATATGATAGTTGATATTGGTGGAGGTTCGACAGACGTTGCAGTAATATCACTAGGTGGAACAGTTGTAAGTAAAACGATAAGAACAGCTGGAAATAATTTTGATATGGATATAATAAAGTATATTAAAAAAACACATACTTTATTAATAGGAGATAAAACAGCTGAAAGTATAAAAATGCAAATAGGAACAGCTATTCCTTTAACAGAAGAGGAAACAATGACAATAAAAGGAAGAGACTTGATAACTGGGCTACCTAAGTCTGTTACTGTTGGATCAGAAGAGATTAGAGAAGCTATTATGGATTCACTAATGGAGATTGTAACTTGTGTAAAAGATGTTTTAGAAAAAACTCCACCAGAATTAGCAGCAGATATAATAGATAGAGGAATAGTTATGGCAGGAGGGGGTTCTTTAATTAGAAACTTCCCAGAATTAATTTCAAAACATACTTCACTAAACGTAAGATTAGCAGACTCCCCTCTTGAGAGTGTAGTTAAAGGAGCTGGAATGGCTCTTGATCAAATATCTATTTTAAGAAAGATTGAAAAGGCTGAAAGATAA
- the ispD gene encoding 2-C-methyl-D-erythritol 4-phosphate cytidylyltransferase: MYCGNSKITLIIAAAGIGKRMNLGYPKQFLEIDGKPLFMKPLEVAEKSDSVDEVIITTGEESIELVKELCKTYGISKVKNIVSGGKERQYSIENALEYCKDNSIIAVQDGVRPFLKDKYFSQALKMLGEDLKIDGIVVGVLLKDTIKKVNIDGEVIETPKREEYIAVHTPQIFRGKILKDAYKKAREDNFLGTDDSSLVERIGGKIKVLIGDYDNIKVTTVEDLKFL; encoded by the coding sequence ATGTACTGTGGTAACTCTAAAATAACTTTAATTATAGCAGCAGCAGGAATTGGAAAGAGAATGAATTTAGGATATCCTAAACAATTTTTAGAAATCGATGGAAAACCTTTATTTATGAAACCATTAGAAGTTGCAGAAAAAAGTGACAGTGTTGATGAAGTTATTATTACTACTGGAGAGGAATCAATAGAATTAGTAAAAGAGTTATGTAAAACATATGGAATATCTAAAGTCAAAAATATTGTTTCAGGTGGAAAAGAAAGACAATATTCTATAGAAAATGCGTTGGAATATTGTAAAGATAATAGTATAATAGCAGTACAGGATGGTGTAAGGCCGTTTTTAAAAGATAAGTATTTTTCTCAAGCATTAAAAATGTTAGGAGAAGATTTAAAAATTGATGGTATTGTAGTAGGAGTTTTACTAAAAGATACAATTAAAAAAGTTAATATCGATGGAGAAGTTATAGAAACACCCAAAAGAGAGGAGTATATAGCAGTTCACACACCTCAAATATTTAGAGGTAAGATATTAAAAGATGCTTATAAAAAAGCAAGAGAAGATAATTTCTTAGGAACAGACGATTCATCTTTAGTAGAAAGAATAGGTGGAAAAATTAAAGTTTTAATAGGAGATTATGATAATATAAAAGTTACAACTGTTGAGGATTTAAAATTTCTTTAA
- the cysS gene encoding cysteine--tRNA ligase: MIKIYNTLKGELEIFKPLKEGEVSMYVCGPTVYNYIHIGNARPAIFFDTVRRYFEFRGYKVKYVQNFTDVDDKMIKKANEEGVTLQDIAKKYIDAYFEDTAKVNLKEEGMIRPKATEHIGEMIKIIKTLIEKGYAYESQGDVYFDVNSYKQEYGELSGQSIDDLKSGARIDVSEIKKDPLDFALWKKAKEGEPFWNSPWGKGRPGWHIECSAMSNKYLGPTFDIHGGGQDLIFPHHENEIAQSKCGTGGEFARYWIHNGYINVKGEKMSKSLGNFFLLREVLEQFEGRVVRFFILSSHYRKPIDFSDNELVQSKAGLERIENAISRGKEILTSKPVENGSDLTELKETLEISKDKFIRCMDEDFNTAGGIGAIFELVKELNKAGEIDKISKVGFEVLEDTIEYIRVVMEEVFGVLLKVEVQVGNMTTELIEFLLELRREARDSKDWAFSDKVRDRLLEMGIKIKDGKEKTTWSI; this comes from the coding sequence ATGATAAAAATATATAATACACTTAAAGGCGAATTAGAAATATTTAAACCTCTAAAAGAGGGAGAGGTTTCAATGTATGTTTGTGGACCTACCGTTTATAATTATATTCACATTGGAAACGCTAGACCAGCCATATTTTTCGATACAGTAAGAAGATATTTTGAGTTTAGAGGTTATAAAGTAAAATATGTTCAAAACTTTACAGATGTTGATGATAAAATGATAAAAAAAGCTAATGAAGAGGGAGTAACTCTTCAGGATATAGCAAAAAAATATATAGATGCATATTTTGAAGATACAGCAAAAGTTAATTTAAAAGAAGAAGGAATGATAAGACCTAAAGCAACAGAGCATATAGGTGAAATGATAAAAATTATAAAAACATTAATTGAAAAAGGATATGCTTACGAATCTCAAGGTGACGTATACTTTGATGTAAATAGTTACAAACAAGAGTATGGAGAATTATCAGGCCAAAGTATAGATGATTTAAAAAGTGGTGCAAGAATAGATGTATCAGAGATAAAGAAAGATCCATTAGACTTCGCTTTATGGAAAAAAGCTAAGGAGGGAGAACCTTTCTGGAATTCACCTTGGGGAAAAGGAAGACCTGGATGGCATATAGAATGTTCTGCAATGTCAAATAAATATTTAGGACCTACATTTGATATTCATGGAGGAGGACAAGATTTAATATTCCCACATCATGAAAATGAAATTGCACAATCAAAATGTGGAACAGGTGGAGAATTTGCTAGATACTGGATTCATAATGGTTATATTAATGTTAAGGGAGAGAAGATGTCTAAATCTTTAGGAAACTTCTTCCTTTTAAGAGAGGTATTAGAGCAATTTGAGGGAAGAGTAGTAAGATTCTTTATTTTAAGTTCTCATTATAGAAAGCCAATTGATTTTTCCGATAATGAACTAGTTCAAAGTAAGGCTGGATTAGAAAGAATAGAAAATGCTATATCTAGAGGAAAAGAGATTTTAACATCAAAACCTGTTGAAAATGGATCAGACCTTACAGAGTTAAAAGAAACTTTAGAGATATCAAAAGATAAATTTATAAGATGTATGGATGAAGATTTTAATACAGCTGGTGGAATAGGAGCTATATTTGAACTTGTAAAAGAATTAAATAAAGCTGGAGAGATTGATAAAATTTCTAAAGTTGGATTTGAAGTGTTAGAAGATACAATTGAATATATAAGAGTGGTTATGGAAGAGGTATTTGGAGTTCTATTAAAGGTAGAGGTTCAAGTAGGAAATATGACAACAGAACTAATTGAATTTTTACTTGAACTGAGAAGAGAAGCAAGAGATAGTAAAGACTGGGCATTTTCAGATAAAGTAAGAGATAGACTTTTAGAGATGGGAATTAAAATAAAGGATGGAAAGGAAAAAACAACATGGTCAATTTAG
- a CDS encoding nitrilase-related carbon-nitrogen hydrolase, which yields MKVFLAQMKPILGNTEKNLKKIVDIVEKEIEKGTEVVVFPELSLTGYLLEEMVYDVALDKVPDILLELSKKISIIVGAVELSEDLYHYNTAFYLEDGEIKHKHRKVYLPTYGLFDEGRYFKEGENIRAFDTKFGRIGMLVCEDIFHQSSSYILGQDGAQTIFVIANSPTRLSSKGLEISNLWESICKTTAISNGCFVIMVNRVGVEDGVNFWGGSFAINPSGDTIEKMEYFKEDGKNVLVEKKEIIKVRFASGSCKNEKIDLVLNELSRIKKSR from the coding sequence ATGAAAGTTTTTTTAGCTCAGATGAAGCCAATATTGGGAAATACAGAAAAAAATTTAAAAAAAATAGTTGATATAGTAGAAAAGGAAATTGAAAAAGGGACAGAAGTTGTTGTTTTTCCTGAATTATCTCTAACTGGATATTTGTTAGAAGAGATGGTTTATGATGTTGCTTTAGATAAAGTACCTGATATATTATTAGAGCTATCTAAAAAAATATCAATAATAGTAGGTGCAGTAGAGTTAAGTGAAGATTTATATCACTATAATACAGCATTTTACTTAGAAGATGGAGAGATAAAACACAAGCACAGAAAAGTTTATCTTCCAACTTATGGACTTTTTGATGAGGGAAGATATTTTAAAGAGGGAGAAAATATAAGAGCCTTTGATACAAAGTTTGGTAGAATTGGAATGCTAGTATGTGAAGATATTTTTCATCAAAGTAGTTCATATATTTTAGGACAAGATGGAGCACAAACAATTTTTGTTATAGCAAATAGTCCTACAAGACTTTCAAGTAAAGGGTTAGAAATAAGTAATCTTTGGGAGTCTATATGTAAGACAACAGCCATTAGTAACGGATGTTTTGTTATTATGGTAAATAGAGTGGGAGTAGAGGATGGTGTAAACTTCTGGGGTGGAAGTTTTGCAATAAATCCATCAGGAGATACGATAGAAAAAATGGAATACTTCAAAGAGGATGGAAAAAACGTTCTAGTTGAGAAAAAAGAGATAATAAAAGTTAGATTTGCATCGGGATCATGTAAAAATGAAAAAATAGATTTAGTACTAAATGAATTAAGCAGAATAAAGAAAAGTAGATAA
- a CDS encoding Mini-ribonuclease 3, giving the protein MVNLDVREANGLVLAYLGDSVWELSIRTYFINKGYNIKNLNRLVKEHVNAQAQSKYLKNIIDELDEDKLTLVNRSKNSNIKTFPKSCSVMEYKEATAFEALIGALYVEGKIEEINKIVEKNLG; this is encoded by the coding sequence ATGGTCAATTTAGATGTGCGTGAAGCAAATGGATTAGTTTTAGCATATTTAGGTGATTCTGTGTGGGAACTTTCTATAAGAACATATTTTATAAACAAAGGGTACAATATAAAGAATTTAAATAGACTTGTAAAAGAACATGTAAATGCTCAAGCTCAAAGTAAGTATTTAAAAAATATAATTGATGAATTAGATGAAGATAAATTAACATTGGTAAATAGATCTAAAAATAGTAACATAAAAACTTTTCCTAAATCGTGTAGTGTTATGGAGTATAAAGAGGCAACAGCTTTTGAAGCTTTAATTGGTGCGCTTTATGTTGAGGGAAAAATAGAAGAAATAAATAAAATTGTGGAAAAAAACTTAGGTTAA